A window from Phycisphaeraceae bacterium encodes these proteins:
- a CDS encoding cupin domain-containing protein, with translation MSPPTPWAPAFSGDSSFQNNTPDPLLSGSELPSFKFRLDASAGKVMRSSYGKEATVTQLPISKGLAGVSMRIEPGGIRELHWHATAAEWAFVLSGRVRTTVVDPDGNAETNDFDPGDVWYFPRGHPHMLQCLGTEPCRFILIFDNGYFSEFGTFSITDWLGHVSPELLAKNLGVAASTFKEFPKEEAYFAFGEVPPEPAKPALQGASRPPLTHRYRLLAQPPHRVFHGGREWRVDSTNFPISRTMTGVVLDLEPGALRELHWHPTSDEWHYVVEGSVSVTLFGSHGRYRVERLEAGDVGYIPQGYGHSIENVGSTPARLLIGFNTGIYATVDLSQWIAANPADVLATNFGKPASLFAKMPVKDVFIAPPEGPKA, from the coding sequence ATGTCACCCCCGACCCCCTGGGCACCGGCGTTCTCCGGCGACTCGAGCTTTCAGAACAACACGCCGGATCCCCTGCTTTCAGGGAGCGAGCTGCCGAGCTTCAAGTTCCGCCTCGACGCCTCAGCCGGCAAGGTGATGCGATCGAGCTACGGCAAGGAAGCCACGGTCACGCAGTTGCCTATCTCCAAGGGGCTCGCCGGCGTCTCGATGAGGATCGAGCCGGGCGGCATCCGCGAGCTGCACTGGCACGCAACGGCCGCCGAGTGGGCGTTCGTTCTCTCGGGCCGCGTGCGCACGACGGTGGTCGATCCCGACGGCAACGCCGAGACGAACGACTTCGATCCAGGTGATGTCTGGTACTTCCCGCGCGGTCATCCGCACATGCTCCAGTGCCTCGGGACGGAACCGTGTCGATTCATCCTCATCTTCGATAACGGCTACTTCTCAGAGTTTGGAACATTCAGCATCACCGATTGGCTCGGTCATGTTTCACCTGAGCTTCTGGCGAAGAACCTCGGTGTCGCCGCCTCGACCTTCAAGGAGTTTCCGAAGGAGGAGGCGTACTTTGCCTTTGGCGAGGTGCCGCCCGAACCTGCGAAGCCCGCGCTGCAGGGCGCCTCGCGACCACCGCTCACTCATCGGTATCGCCTGCTTGCACAGCCGCCGCACCGGGTCTTTCATGGAGGACGCGAGTGGCGCGTGGACAGCACGAACTTCCCCATCTCGCGCACGATGACCGGCGTGGTGCTCGACCTTGAGCCCGGCGCCCTGCGCGAACTGCATTGGCACCCCACTTCCGATGAGTGGCACTATGTCGTCGAGGGCTCCGTGAGCGTGACGCTCTTCGGTTCACATGGGCGCTATCGCGTGGAGCGGCTCGAGGCGGGCGATGTCGGGTACATCCCGCAGGGTTACGGCCATTCGATCGAGAATGTCGGGTCGACCCCGGCGCGACTTCTCATCGGCTTCAACACCGGCATCTACGCGACCGTGGATCTCTCCCAGTGGATCGCGGCGAATCCCGCCGATGTGCTGGCGACGAACTTCGGCAAGCCTGCGTCACTCTTTGCGAAGATGCCCGTGAAGGATGTCTTCATTGCGCCGCCCGAGGGGCCGAAGGCGTAG